From a region of the Paenibacillus segetis genome:
- the lpdA gene encoding dihydrolipoyl dehydrogenase: protein MVVGDASLDIDTLVVGAGPGGYVAAIRAAQLGQKVIIVDKSELGGVCLNRGCIPSKALISAAHQYENAQHGDAFGISAENVKVDFTKTQAFKNGVVQKMTQGVGGLLKGNKVEVFNGEVMFINENEARAFNDHESPRYRFKHCILATGSRPIELKAFPFGGRILSSTEALELQEIPSSLVVIGGGYIGAELGQMFSKFGTKVTIIEGADMVLPGFDKDMTRLVAKNMEKTGVEIVTDAKAESAEQTDKNVTVKYTVKGETKEVTADYLLVTVGRRPNTDGDLGLDLAGVELTDRGLVKVDHQGRTSNPNIFAIGDIVPGLALAHKASYEGKVAAEAISGLPSVVDYKGMPAVCFTDPEVSSVGYTEKEAKEKGFKVKAGKFPFAGNGRAVSLNAPEGFIKIVANADNHVVLGAQIVGIEASNLIAELGLAVEMGATLEDVSLTIHAHPTLGEIVMETAELVEGHPIHVISR, encoded by the coding sequence ATGGTAGTAGGAGATGCTTCTCTAGATATTGATACATTGGTTGTTGGTGCAGGTCCTGGTGGATACGTGGCGGCTATTCGTGCCGCCCAACTAGGCCAAAAGGTTATTATCGTAGATAAATCAGAACTCGGCGGTGTGTGCTTGAACCGTGGATGTATTCCTTCCAAAGCTTTGATCTCGGCAGCTCACCAATATGAGAATGCTCAACATGGCGATGCTTTCGGTATTTCAGCTGAGAATGTAAAAGTTGATTTCACAAAAACACAAGCTTTCAAAAACGGTGTTGTTCAAAAAATGACCCAAGGTGTTGGCGGTCTGCTTAAAGGTAATAAAGTAGAAGTCTTCAACGGCGAAGTGATGTTCATCAACGAAAATGAAGCTCGTGCGTTCAACGATCACGAATCACCACGTTACCGTTTCAAACATTGCATATTGGCAACAGGTTCCCGTCCAATCGAACTTAAAGCTTTCCCATTTGGCGGTCGCATCTTGTCGTCCACAGAAGCATTGGAATTGCAAGAAATTCCAAGTAGCCTTGTTGTAATCGGTGGCGGTTATATCGGCGCTGAGCTTGGTCAAATGTTCTCCAAATTCGGTACAAAAGTAACGATCATCGAAGGCGCGGATATGGTTCTTCCTGGTTTCGATAAGGATATGACTCGTCTTGTTGCGAAGAACATGGAGAAGACTGGTGTAGAAATCGTTACTGACGCTAAAGCGGAGAGCGCTGAGCAAACCGATAAGAACGTAACAGTGAAATATACAGTAAAAGGTGAAACCAAAGAAGTTACTGCAGATTACTTGCTCGTAACGGTTGGTCGTCGTCCTAACACTGACGGTGACCTTGGTCTTGATCTAGCTGGAGTAGAATTGACAGACCGTGGATTGGTTAAAGTCGATCATCAAGGTCGTACTAGCAACCCGAACATCTTCGCTATTGGCGATATCGTTCCTGGTTTGGCACTTGCTCATAAAGCTTCTTACGAAGGTAAAGTAGCTGCTGAAGCTATTTCCGGACTTCCATCCGTTGTTGACTACAAAGGTATGCCTGCTGTATGCTTCACGGATCCTGAAGTTTCAAGTGTTGGTTACACGGAGAAAGAAGCGAAGGAAAAAGGCTTCAAAGTGAAAGCTGGTAAATTCCCATTTGCGGGTAATGGCCGTGCTGTTTCCTTGAATGCTCCTGAAGGCTTCATCAAAATTGTAGCTAATGCCGACAACCATGTTGTTCTTGGAGCACAAATTGTTGGTATTGAAGCTTCCAACTTGATCGCAGAACTTGGTCTTGCGGTTGAAATGGGTGCAACACTTGAAGATGTTTCCCTTACAATTCATGCTCACCCAACTCTTGGTGAGATTGTAATGGAAACTGCTGAATTGGTTGAAGGTCATCCAATTCACGTCATCTCCCGTTAA
- a CDS encoding dihydrolipoamide acetyltransferase family protein, producing the protein MAKFEYRFPELGEGLHEGEIIKMHIKAGDKVTDDDIVMEVQNDKAVIEVPCPVNGTVTEVFGTDGAIFRVGQVVAVIDAEGEIPEQEGATPESDAAQGGADTKDSPAADSPSDAKQGGANDTAAPAAPNHEVLATPSVRKFAREQGVDIAQVKGTGNAGKVTREDVEAFKNGGSVAAPAAATADATSAQAAPAASAPTAIPAGTDEERVPFKGIRKAISNAMVKSAYTAPHVTIMDEVDVTELVAFRTRMKPIAEKKGTKVTYLPFIVKALVAASRKFPALNASIDEVNNEIVYKKHYDIGIATDTDNGLIVPVIKDADRKSIWMIADAISDLALRGREGKLSANEMKGSTISISNIGSAGGMFFTPIINYPEVAILGTGRISEKPVVKNGEIVVAPVMALSLSFDHRLIDGATAQNFMNYIKQLLGNPELLVMEV; encoded by the coding sequence GTGGCAAAGTTTGAATATCGATTCCCTGAACTTGGTGAAGGATTGCATGAAGGCGAAATTATCAAAATGCACATCAAAGCAGGAGATAAAGTAACTGATGATGATATCGTAATGGAAGTACAAAATGACAAGGCGGTAATTGAGGTTCCTTGTCCAGTTAACGGTACTGTAACAGAGGTGTTTGGTACTGACGGTGCGATTTTCCGCGTTGGCCAAGTTGTTGCTGTTATCGACGCAGAAGGAGAAATTCCTGAGCAAGAAGGTGCAACTCCAGAATCTGACGCTGCACAAGGTGGAGCTGACACGAAGGATTCCCCAGCTGCTGACAGCCCGTCTGATGCTAAGCAAGGTGGCGCAAATGATACAGCAGCTCCTGCTGCTCCAAATCACGAAGTACTTGCAACACCAAGCGTACGTAAATTTGCACGCGAACAAGGTGTAGATATCGCTCAAGTTAAGGGTACAGGTAATGCTGGCAAAGTAACTCGCGAAGATGTTGAAGCATTCAAAAATGGTGGCAGCGTAGCAGCTCCTGCAGCAGCAACAGCTGATGCAACTAGTGCACAAGCAGCTCCTGCAGCTAGCGCACCTACAGCGATCCCTGCTGGAACTGACGAAGAACGCGTACCATTCAAAGGTATCCGTAAAGCGATCTCTAACGCGATGGTTAAATCGGCATACACAGCTCCTCACGTTACGATTATGGACGAAGTTGACGTAACTGAGTTGGTTGCATTCCGTACTCGCATGAAACCAATCGCTGAGAAAAAAGGCACTAAGGTTACTTACTTGCCATTTATCGTTAAGGCATTGGTTGCAGCTTCACGTAAATTCCCAGCACTTAACGCTTCGATTGACGAAGTTAACAACGAAATCGTCTACAAGAAGCATTATGATATCGGTATTGCAACAGATACGGATAACGGCTTGATCGTTCCAGTTATCAAAGACGCTGACCGTAAGAGCATCTGGATGATCGCTGATGCTATCAGTGACTTGGCACTTCGTGGCCGTGAGGGTAAGCTGTCCGCTAACGAAATGAAGGGTAGCACGATTTCGATCTCGAATATCGGTTCTGCTGGCGGTATGTTCTTTACTCCAATCATTAACTATCCTGAAGTGGCTATTCTTGGAACAGGCCGTATCAGCGAGAAACCAGTTGTGAAGAATGGTGAAATCGTTGTGGCTCCAGTTATGGCATTGTCACTAAGCTTTGACCACCGTCTGATCGATGGTGCAACAGCACAAAACTTTATGAACTACATTAAACAGTTGCTTGGTAACCCAGAGCTTCTAGTTATGGAGGTGTAA
- a CDS encoding alpha-ketoacid dehydrogenase subunit beta produces the protein MAQMNLKEAIRDAMRVELERDKNVVIFGEDVGNVGGVFRVTEGLQKEFGEERVFDTPLAESAIGGMALGLGIQGFRPIAEIQFVGFIFEALDQILVQAARLRFRSGGRYNAPIVFRTPFGGGVKAAELHTDSLEGLIAQTPGIKLVIPSNPYDAKGLMISAIRDNDPVFFMEHLNLYHAFRAEVPEGEYTVELGKANVVREGSDVTIITYGMMVHTSVKAAEELEKSGIKAEVIDLRTLVPLDIETIVNSIKKTNRAIVVQEAQKSAGLAAEIIAQINEEAILHLEAPVLRVAGPDTVYPFAQIEDQWLPSPARVIAAVNKVLNF, from the coding sequence ATGGCACAAATGAACTTAAAAGAAGCAATCCGCGATGCAATGCGCGTGGAACTAGAAAGAGATAAGAATGTAGTAATTTTCGGCGAAGACGTGGGTAATGTTGGTGGTGTATTCCGCGTAACAGAAGGTCTACAAAAAGAATTCGGTGAGGAACGTGTCTTCGATACACCGCTAGCAGAATCTGCGATTGGTGGTATGGCACTTGGTCTTGGGATTCAAGGATTCCGTCCAATTGCTGAAATTCAATTTGTTGGTTTTATCTTTGAAGCATTGGATCAAATTCTAGTGCAAGCAGCTCGTCTACGTTTCCGTTCTGGTGGACGTTATAATGCACCAATCGTATTCCGTACTCCATTTGGTGGCGGCGTTAAAGCTGCTGAATTGCATACCGACTCTTTGGAAGGTTTGATCGCTCAAACTCCAGGGATCAAATTGGTTATCCCATCTAATCCTTATGATGCCAAAGGTTTGATGATTTCCGCGATTCGCGACAATGACCCTGTCTTCTTCATGGAACATCTTAATCTATACCATGCATTCCGTGCTGAAGTTCCTGAAGGGGAATATACGGTTGAGCTTGGTAAAGCTAATGTGGTACGTGAAGGTTCTGACGTTACGATCATTACTTACGGCATGATGGTTCATACATCGGTGAAAGCAGCTGAAGAATTAGAAAAAAGCGGCATCAAAGCTGAGGTTATCGATCTTCGTACGCTTGTTCCACTGGATATCGAAACGATTGTTAACTCTATTAAGAAAACAAATCGTGCGATCGTGGTACAAGAAGCTCAGAAATCCGCTGGTTTGGCTGCAGAAATCATCGCTCAAATCAATGAAGAAGCTATCTTACATTTGGAAGCTCCTGTACTTCGGGTTGCTGGTCCAGATACAGTATATCCATTTGCACAAATTGAAGATCAATGGCTCCCATCACCAGCCCGTGTAATCGCGGCTGTTAATAAAGTTCTTAATTTCTAA
- the pdhA gene encoding pyruvate dehydrogenase (acetyl-transferring) E1 component subunit alpha — MSKIPYEVYTEEVETLSVLSPDGEIVNKEYAPKLTDDQLKELMYRMVFTRTWDERAINLGRQGRLGFYAPVSGQEATMVGSEFALDKEDFICPGYRDMPQLVWHGLPLYQAFLYSRGHQHGGEIPEGVNVLMPQIIIGAQVLHAMGIAMGYKLKKQKHVAITYTGDGGSSEGDFYEALNYAGVYKLPTIFFVQNNGYAITTPFSKQTAALSIAHKAVAAGIRGVKIDGMDVFAVIHAVQEAAERARNGEGATLIEAVTYRFRPHSLSDDTSKYRTKEEEGQWSEKDPIARLAKYLEKKGLWTEEDTVRVKEEAKAKVNEEIKKAEKTEKMTVAGLIDSMFETTPKHLEEQKADFQ, encoded by the coding sequence ATGAGTAAGATTCCTTATGAAGTATACACGGAGGAAGTCGAGACGTTGTCCGTACTTTCGCCGGATGGTGAAATTGTAAATAAAGAATACGCCCCTAAATTAACTGATGATCAATTGAAAGAATTAATGTATCGTATGGTATTTACCCGTACTTGGGACGAACGTGCTATTAACCTCGGTCGTCAAGGTCGTTTAGGATTTTATGCTCCGGTATCCGGACAAGAAGCAACCATGGTAGGTAGTGAATTCGCGTTGGACAAAGAAGATTTTATTTGCCCAGGTTACCGCGATATGCCACAACTCGTATGGCACGGTCTTCCATTGTATCAAGCATTCCTATATTCCCGTGGTCATCAACACGGTGGTGAAATCCCTGAAGGTGTTAACGTACTTATGCCGCAAATTATTATCGGTGCTCAGGTTCTACATGCAATGGGTATCGCTATGGGTTATAAATTGAAGAAACAAAAACATGTAGCTATCACATATACCGGTGACGGTGGATCTTCTGAAGGCGATTTTTATGAAGCATTGAACTATGCTGGTGTGTATAAGTTGCCTACTATTTTCTTCGTACAAAACAACGGTTATGCAATTACGACTCCTTTCTCAAAACAAACGGCTGCACTATCTATTGCACATAAAGCAGTAGCAGCAGGTATCCGTGGTGTGAAGATTGACGGAATGGACGTATTTGCAGTAATTCATGCTGTCCAAGAAGCTGCTGAACGCGCTCGTAACGGCGAAGGAGCTACATTGATTGAAGCGGTAACTTATCGTTTCCGTCCGCATTCCCTTTCTGATGATACTTCAAAATATCGTACAAAAGAAGAAGAGGGACAATGGAGTGAAAAAGATCCGATTGCTCGTCTTGCTAAGTATTTGGAGAAAAAAGGTCTATGGACTGAAGAAGATACAGTACGCGTAAAAGAAGAAGCAAAAGCAAAAGTAAATGAAGAAATCAAAAAAGCAGAAAAAACCGAGAAAATGACGGTTGCTGGTTTGATCGATAGTATGTTTGAAACAACACCTAAACATCTTGAAGAGCAAAAAGCCGATTTCCAATAA
- a CDS encoding alpha/beta hydrolase: MTDSRYLKRTIVKEEIHSKYLGESRFLRIYLPPGYNEILSYPVVYCQDGEEFFNFGRIATHANRLILDEGIDPFIIVGVEVDTSVRTSEYAPFGERFEAYTSSFVEEIIPFVERNYPVRCEPNERILAGDSLGGTVSLHLAMKNPQLFSKIISLSGAYYEPSLQLLAAEQDLSHLSLFMIVGLQEDHYTTDTGTYNFVELNRKAKLLLEERGAKVLYFEKDGKHLWGFWQLELPNALIHFLK, translated from the coding sequence ATGACAGATTCGCGATATTTAAAACGAACCATAGTTAAAGAGGAAATACACAGTAAGTACTTAGGAGAGAGCCGTTTTTTAAGAATTTATCTACCTCCAGGCTATAACGAGATTCTTAGTTATCCTGTTGTATATTGCCAAGACGGGGAAGAGTTTTTCAATTTCGGGCGGATTGCCACCCACGCCAACAGGTTGATATTAGATGAAGGAATTGATCCCTTCATTATAGTCGGCGTAGAAGTTGATACATCTGTACGAACCTCTGAGTACGCTCCTTTTGGCGAACGGTTTGAGGCCTATACGTCCAGTTTCGTCGAAGAGATTATTCCCTTTGTTGAACGTAATTATCCGGTTCGATGTGAGCCTAATGAAAGAATACTCGCGGGTGATTCACTAGGTGGGACAGTTTCTTTGCACCTCGCAATGAAAAACCCGCAACTGTTTTCCAAAATCATCAGTTTATCCGGTGCATATTACGAACCCTCACTGCAGCTGCTTGCTGCTGAACAGGATTTATCACATCTCTCATTGTTTATGATCGTCGGTTTACAGGAAGATCATTATACAACAGACACTGGAACTTACAATTTTGTGGAATTGAATCGCAAGGCTAAATTGCTACTTGAGGAGCGTGGAGCCAAAGTTCTCTACTTCGAGAAAGACGGCAAACATCTATGGGGTTTTTGGCAACTAGAGCTCCCAAACGCCCTGATCCATTTTTTGAAATAA
- a CDS encoding trimeric intracellular cation channel family protein, giving the protein MHIFDIFSIIGTIAFAMSGAFVAMEEEYDILGVLVLGLVTAFGGGIIRNVLIGVPVTTLWGQGDLIILAVLSIFVSFILPLSWIRHWKRTEAFFDAIGLSAFAIQGALYATNMKHPLSAVLVAAVLTGIGGGIIRDLLAGRKPLVLRDEIYAVWAMLAGLAVGLSIISSTLELTLLFVLVVFFRMLSVHYKWKLPRRSLKTGIVDSEQKVDIS; this is encoded by the coding sequence ATGCACATATTCGACATTTTTAGCATAATTGGTACAATTGCGTTTGCTATGTCAGGAGCTTTTGTGGCGATGGAAGAAGAATATGATATTTTGGGCGTGCTCGTACTGGGACTTGTGACTGCTTTTGGTGGAGGAATAATTCGTAATGTACTTATCGGTGTTCCGGTGACGACATTATGGGGCCAAGGCGATCTCATTATTCTAGCTGTCCTATCGATCTTTGTTTCATTTATTCTACCATTGTCTTGGATCAGGCATTGGAAAAGAACAGAAGCGTTCTTTGATGCGATAGGCTTATCCGCTTTTGCGATCCAGGGTGCATTATACGCCACAAATATGAAGCATCCACTTAGTGCTGTTCTAGTCGCTGCCGTTCTAACAGGAATTGGCGGTGGAATTATTAGGGACTTATTGGCAGGACGTAAGCCGCTCGTGCTTCGGGATGAGATATACGCGGTATGGGCGATGTTAGCGGGACTTGCTGTGGGTCTTAGCATTATTAGTTCTACCCTTGAATTAACTCTGTTGTTTGTGCTCGTTGTATTCTTTCGAATGTTATCCGTTCACTATAAATGGAAATTGCCCAGACGTTCGCTTAAAACAGGGATTGTTGATTCAGAGCAAAAAGTTGATATATCATAA
- a CDS encoding thiamine diphosphokinase, giving the protein MMSKRVLIFAGGEIDPKAVQEIEQDDFIIGADRGALFLVENGIKPHISVGDFDSVNPEEFLRIKEFSEDILSVDAVNKDLTDTELAFDIAIDQQASEIIMIGVTGTRLDHTLSNIQMMLRGLQHQIISKIWDRNNYITLTGSTSIIEDRGYTYVSLLALTPEVTGIHLDGFQYPLVDATLKMGQSIGVSNRLLGSKGTVTIDSGLLLIIQSKD; this is encoded by the coding sequence ATGATGAGTAAGCGTGTATTAATATTTGCCGGTGGAGAAATCGACCCAAAGGCAGTGCAAGAAATAGAGCAAGATGATTTCATTATTGGCGCGGACCGCGGAGCACTGTTTCTTGTCGAAAACGGTATTAAACCTCATATATCAGTTGGTGATTTTGACTCAGTTAATCCTGAAGAATTCTTGAGAATCAAAGAGTTCAGTGAGGATATCCTTTCCGTTGATGCAGTGAATAAAGACCTTACAGATACCGAACTCGCTTTTGATATTGCAATTGATCAGCAAGCTTCTGAGATCATCATGATTGGAGTTACCGGTACTAGACTTGATCATACACTCTCCAACATTCAGATGATGCTTCGAGGTTTGCAGCACCAAATAATCAGTAAAATCTGGGACCGTAACAATTATATTACTCTTACTGGATCTACTTCTATTATAGAAGATCGTGGTTATACCTATGTTTCTCTATTAGCACTTACCCCAGAAGTTACAGGGATTCATCTGGATGGTTTTCAGTACCCTTTGGTAGATGCTACGTTAAAAATGGGACAATCTATCGGCGTGAGTAATCGTTTATTAGGTTCAAAAGGAACTGTAACTATCGATAGTGGTCTATTGTTAATTATCCAAAGTAAGGATTAA
- a CDS encoding C40 family peptidase has product MNYRNIFQKVLTVGIVSTIGFGTLLASGAETVQAASSSSTEVTATAVSKGSQVVNYGKTFLGVPYKFGASTSTTKVFDCSSFTKHIFKKYGVTLPRTSAAQSKVGKAVSKANLKAGDLVFFSSGSRANGKNVTHVAVYAGNGKILHTYGKPGVTISDLNSGTWKKTYLKARRVL; this is encoded by the coding sequence ATGAATTATCGCAACATATTCCAAAAAGTATTGACGGTCGGCATCGTGTCAACTATCGGATTCGGAACGTTACTAGCAAGCGGTGCAGAAACAGTACAAGCGGCATCGTCATCATCAACTGAAGTTACAGCAACTGCTGTTTCAAAAGGTTCTCAAGTCGTTAACTACGGGAAAACATTTTTAGGTGTTCCTTATAAATTTGGTGCTTCTACATCAACTACAAAGGTTTTCGATTGCTCATCTTTTACGAAACATATCTTTAAGAAGTATGGCGTTACGCTTCCTCGTACATCTGCTGCCCAATCTAAAGTTGGTAAAGCCGTTTCGAAAGCTAATCTAAAAGCTGGTGATCTAGTATTCTTCTCCAGTGGCAGTCGTGCAAATGGTAAGAATGTAACCCACGTTGCAGTTTACGCTGGAAACGGAAAAATTCTGCATACTTATGGTAAACCAGGAGTTACGATCTCTGATCTTAATTCTGGAACTTGGAAGAAGACTTATTTGAAGGCACGTCGTGTCCTTTAA
- a CDS encoding C40 family peptidase, which translates to MNIQKVFQKILTVGIVSTIGFSTLLATSNNTVQAQSIEANAGSTISTATTVGSQVVNYGKQFLGTPYEFGASTTTTKVFDCSSFMKYIFNKYGVSLPRTSADQAKQGTKVNRADLQVGDLVFFSSGSRSTGKNITHVAVYAGDGKILHTYGAPGVTVSNLNSGNWDRTYVTARRVL; encoded by the coding sequence ATGAATATACAGAAAGTATTCCAAAAGATTTTGACGGTTGGTATTGTATCAACTATCGGGTTTAGTACTCTACTTGCTACTAGTAATAACACTGTACAAGCACAGTCAATTGAAGCAAACGCTGGATCAACCATATCCACAGCAACAACAGTAGGATCACAAGTTGTTAATTACGGTAAACAATTTCTTGGAACTCCTTATGAGTTCGGCGCATCGACTACAACAACAAAAGTTTTCGACTGTTCATCCTTTATGAAATATATTTTTAATAAATACGGTGTTTCACTTCCACGAACATCTGCTGACCAAGCTAAACAAGGGACAAAAGTTAATAGAGCTGACTTACAAGTAGGTGATCTGGTGTTCTTCTCCAGCGGCAGTCGTTCCACCGGTAAGAACATTACACATGTTGCTGTATATGCCGGAGACGGAAAAATACTTCATACCTATGGTGCACCAGGAGTTACAGTATCCAATCTTAATTCTGGGAATTGGGATAGAACTTATGTGACCGCACGCCGAGTACTTTAA